The DNA segment TATTCTATTTATTTAACAAGAGACAGCCAGCTAAGTCATAAAACAATAAGTTCTGAGATAGATCAACATAAAATGATGGGTGTTATGATTCCTATAATTTTTGTTATAGTTTCATTATTAACACTTCTTACAACAATGACAAGAATTGTTTCTAATCAAAGAACACAAATTGGAATATTAAAATCATTAGGATTTAAAAATAAGACAATAATTAATCATTATCTTTCATATGGTATATTTATAATAATATTTGCCTCAATTTTAGCTTGTATTCTAGGTCCTTTAACATTGCCAAAAATATTTGAAAGTTCAATGGCTACAACATATACTTTACCTGTATGGTCTCCAGGATTTAGTTGGAGTTTTGTAATTGTTCCTTTAATCATGTTAATATTAGCTATATTATTCACATATCTTACTGTTAAAAATATTGCTCGTGAATCTCCATCATCAACATTAATGCCCAAAGCTCCTAAAATATCTAAATTAAGATTTATTAATAATACTAAACTATGGAAGAGGTTTAACTTTAATATTAAATGGAATATTAAAGATATGAGTCGAAGTAAACTAAGAACATTGGTTACTATTGTAGTAATAATTACTTGTACAATACTTGTTATTGCTTCATTAGGAATGGAAGATGCAATGAATAGTGTAGAATCATGGGAATATGGTAGTATAAATCATTATAATAATCAAATAAATCTTAAAGATAATATTACTGATTATCAAATAAATTTAATAAGCGAAAGATATAATGGAACACAAGTGATGAGTAAAGAAATTGAGATTAAATATAATACTATAAGTAAAACTACTAATCTGAATTCTTATAACAGTACTGGAATTATTACGCCAAATAATAGGTATATGGAAAAAATAAAATATGATAATAACAGTATACTTATCTCTGAAAAGACTGCTGAATTATTAAATCTTAAAGTAGGTGATACTGTAAAATGGCATATTTATACAAATAACACATGGGTAAATTCAACAATAACAGGAATTTATGCAGACTCATCAAATCAAGGTCTTATAATAAGTCCAGATAAACTTAAAGAATTAGGAATCAATTACACTCCAACAACAATTGTAACTTATGATAAAAATATTGATAGTAATCTTTCAGGAATAAATAGTGTAAGTTCTGTATCTGATTTACAGAATAGTTGGCAAGAAATTGTAAAAACAATGGATGATATGATTAGAATATTAATTATATTTGCAGTATTATTAACAATAGTTGTATTATATAGTTTAGCTATACTTTCATTTACAGAGTCCAAAAGAGATCTTGCAACCTTAAAAGTTATTGGATTTAAATCTAAATATATATCAAAATTATATCTTAGTAAAAGTATATTTTTATCAATAATAGGTTTTATTATAGGTTTACCTATCTCTTACTATGTTTTAAGATTAATATTAGATAGTTCTGGTGAAAATTATTATTATCCTATATTTTATTCTACTAATACTATCATATTATCTTTTATAATAGTTGTTGGAGTATCAGTAATTGTAAACATCATTCTTTCAAGTAAAATTAGGAATATTGATATGGTTCAATCACTTAAAAAAGGTAGAGAATAGTTTTATATTAAAACTTTTTTTCTACAATTTTTTAGTATAATACATTAAACTAGTATATAAAAGCTTTTTTTATTATTTTACCTTAAAAACACTTTAAAATGATATAAATCTTAGTTAAACTTAAATAAATCTTTCAAAAGACCTATATTTAGTATAAAAATGATTATAAATATTATTATAAATAAAATAAATTAATAATTTAAAAACTTAAATAATAAAATCTTTATATTATTTTCTTAAATATTTATAATAGATATTAATTATGTGTAGGGATAATATGTTATCAAAAGATGAAAAAAACAAGATTAATGATGAAGTTGTATCAAAGATTAATACACTTTTAGCAGAATATGATCTTCCATTTGTAATGGATAAATTAACAGTTTTAAATTTAGCTAATGCTACTACATTTATGGGTAATTTTAGAATCCATAAACCTGATGTAGTAAATGAAATTAATAATAAAGCTGAAGATATATTATCACAATATGGTGAATTATCATATAAATGTCAACGTGTTGTTCCTTGTTGTGATTTACCATATCATGCAGTTAGTTTTAATTTCAAAATTCAAAATGATGATTAATTTTTAATTTATATAATTTTATTTTATTTTATTTATAAAAGCAACCATACATTAAAATTTAATTTATAAACTTCTTTTTTAAAGTATTTTTTAAATTTTTATATAAAATAACAAGACCCAAAAATATTAGTTTTCATATGCTCTTAGGAAAAGCAATTTTTAATATATAATATATATTATAGTAAATATAGAAAAATTATTAAATACTTATTAAATAATTTTATTATTAAAACAAAAATAAACTTTTATTTTTTAGAATTTAATTTTAATTCCATATGATTTATTAAATTTATACAGTATTATTCCATATAATTTTATTAAAGAGAATAATATATTATGTATTTTTATTAATTAAAGAGAATTAATATTAAACACATTAAGTTTATATGTATATAATAGAAAGACTGTTTAAACAATAATTTTATATATTTATGATATTATGAAAGAATTTAAATTACATTCACCATTTAAACCATTAGGTGATCAACCTAAAGCAATTAAATCATTAGTAGATGGTGTAAATAAAGGAATGCATGAACAAACATTACTTGGTGTAACTGGTTCTGGAAAAACATTTACAATGGCAAATATTATTGAAGAGGTTCAAAAGCCTACTTTAATTATTTCACATAACAAAACTTTAGCTGCTCAATTATATGAAGAGTTTAAAGCTTTCTTCCCAGAAAATGCAGTTGAATACTTTGTAAGTTACTATGATTTTTATCAACCTGAAGCATATGTCCCAAGTAGTGATACATTTATTGATAAAGAATCATCAATTAATGAAGATATTGATATAATGAGACATTCTGCTACTCAATCTTTACTTTCACGTGATGATGTTATTGTAGTAAGTAGTGTAAGTTGTATTTATGGTATTGGTTCACCACAAGATTATGGAGAATTTGCATTTGGTATTGAAGTAGGAGATGAATTTGATAGAGCATATATTTTATCAAGATTAATTTTCCTCCAGTATGAAAGAAACGACATTGCATTTGAAAGAGGACAATTTAGAGTTCGTGGAGATGTTATTGAAGTAAATCCTGTTCATGGTACACCACCTGTAAGAATTGAATTATTTGGTGATGAAATTGATGCTATTTCAATTATCAATCCTGTAACTGGTAAAAAAATGGAATCACTTGATAGATACATGTTTTACCCAGCAAAACACTTCATTGTAGGACAAGATAGACTTGAACAAGCACTTCAAGATATTAATGAAGAACTTGATGACCGTTTAAAAGAACTTAATTCTTTAGGTAAATATGTTGAAGCTCAAAGATTAGAACAAAGAACAAAGTATGATATGGAAATGCTTCAAGAAGTAGGATATTGTTCAGGTATTGAAAATTATTCTATGCATTTATCTGGACGTAAATGGGGAGATATGCCATATTCATTACTTAAATATTTCCCAGATAATTTCTTAACTATTATTGATGAATCTCATGTTACAGTACCACAGATTCGTGGAATGTATAATGGTGATAGAGCACGTAAACAGACACTTGTTGATTATGGTTTTAGATTACCTTCAGCAAAGGAAAATAGACCATTACGTTTTGATGAATTTGAAAAATCAGTAGATCAAGTTATATATGTATCTGCAACTCCAGGTGAATATGAACTTTCAAGAAGTACAAATGTTGTAGAACAAATTATTCGTCCTACTGGATTAGTTGATCCTGAAGTTATTATTCGTCCTATTGAAAATCAAGTTGAAGATTTACTTGGTGAAGTTAGAAATTGTATTAAAAATAATGAACGTGTTTTAATTACAACATTAACTAAACGTATGGCTGAAGACTTAACTGATTATTATGCTAAAATAGGTATTAAAGTACATTATCTTCATTCAGAAATTGATACTCTTGAACGTATTGAAATTATTGATGATTTAAGACGTGGAACATATGACTGTATTGTTGGTGTAAACCTTTTAAGAGAAGGTTTAGATTTACCAGAAGTTGCTTTAGTTGGTATTCTTGATGCTGATAAAGAAGGTTTTTTAAGAAGTGAAACTTCATTAATACAAACTATTGGTAGAGCTGCTCGTAATGTTCATGGTAGAGTAATAATGTATGCAGATAATATGACTGATTCAGTTAAAAATGCTAAACATATTACAGATAAAAGACGTCATATACAAATGGCATATAATAAAAAATATGGTATTACACCTAAATCTACTGAAAGAACACTTAAAGATAAAAAAGAAGAAAAAGATTCTAAAAGAGTTGCTGAAATTAAGAAAATGCCAAAAGATGAACTTAGGCTTCTTATTAAAGATTTACAAAAAGATATGGCTGATGCTGCAGAGGATTTAGATTTTGAAAGAGCAGCTAAATTAAGAGATCAAATAGTTGAACTTAAAAGTATGTTATAATTTAATATAATAAAAAGAATAGTTTTATAATGTACGAATTAAATACTAATTAGTATTCTATAATTTGAAGTTTAGATTTTTAAATTACTACTTAAGTATATTATACTTTGGATGTGTTCTATAATTTGAAGTTTAGATTTTTAAATTACTACTTAAGTATATTATACTTTGGATGTGTTCTATAATTTGAAGTTTAGATTTTTAAATTATTATTTTAGGTATATTATATTTTAGCTTTGTTAAAATCATTATAATTTAAAATATATTTTATTTTTAAATTTAGAAAACAAATAGACTTTAGAAAATTAAATTTTTAAAAATATCTTTTTAACAAAGTCTATATTTTTATAATAATGGTGAAAATATGGTAAGAAGGTCAAATAAAAAAGAAATTGTTATTAAAGGAGCAAGAGAACATAACCTTCAGAATATAGATTTAACTCTTCCAAGAGATGAATTTATAGTAATTACAGGTTTAAGTGGTTCAGGAAAATCATCACTTGCTTTTGATACTATCTATGCTGAAGGACAACGTAGATATGTAGAATCATTATCTTCTTATGCAAGACAATTTTTAGGTCAAATGGATAAACCAGAACTTGATTATATTGAAGGTTTATCACCTGCTATTTCAATAGACCAAAAATCAACTAAAGTTAATCCAAGAAGTACTGTAGGTACTATTACTGAAATATATGATTATTTAAGATTATTATATGCTCGTATTGGTATTCCCCATTGTCCAAATTGTGGTAGAGAAATATCACATCAAACTGTAGGGCAAATTGCAGAATCTATAATGGAAGAAGGAGAAAATCTTAAATTACAAGTTTTATCTCCAATTATTAAAGACCGTAAAGGAGAACATAATCAAGTTTTTGAAGAGTTTAGAGAAAAAGGTTTTGTACGTGCTAGAGTAGATGGTGAAATAAGAGATTTAGAAGAAGATATTAAACTTAAAAAGAATAATAAACATACTATTGATATTGTTATTGATAGGCTTAAAATAAGGAATACTGTTGATTTTAAAAGAAGATTAACTGATTCTCTTGAAACTGCACTTAAATTTGGAGAAGGTGTTGTAAAAGTCCTATATTCACCAAAAGATAGTGAAGAATATGAAAAATTATATTCTGAAGATTTTGCATGTGTAGACTGTGGATTAAGTTTTGAAGAATTAACTCCACGTATGTTTTCATTTAACTCTCCACAAGGAGCATGTCCTGAATGTAAAGGTATTGGTTCTAAAATGGAAATAGATCCTGATTTAGTTGTTCCAGATAAAAATTTATCTTTAAATGAAGGTGCTGTAGTACCATGGAGTAAATCTAAAAATCAAGATAATTATTATCATCAAATGTTAACTGCAGTTGCAAATCATTTTGGTTTTTCAATGGATACACCATTTAAAGATTTGGATAAAAAATACCAAGATATAATTCTTTTTGGTACTGATGAAAGAGTAGCATTTAATTTTAAAAGAAGAAATCGTTCATATATGGTTAATAGACGTTTTGAAGGTGTAGTTATAAGACTTCAAAGATTATATTTTGAAACTAAATCTAATTGGAATAGAAAAAATATTTCAAAATATATGAGTGATAGAAAATGTTATGTTTGTGGTGGTAGACGATTACGTCCAGAGATTCTTGCAGTTACTGTTGGTGGTAAAAACATTGCTGAAGTCTGT comes from the Methanobrevibacter wolinii SH genome and includes:
- the uvrB gene encoding excinuclease ABC subunit UvrB, which produces MKEFKLHSPFKPLGDQPKAIKSLVDGVNKGMHEQTLLGVTGSGKTFTMANIIEEVQKPTLIISHNKTLAAQLYEEFKAFFPENAVEYFVSYYDFYQPEAYVPSSDTFIDKESSINEDIDIMRHSATQSLLSRDDVIVVSSVSCIYGIGSPQDYGEFAFGIEVGDEFDRAYILSRLIFLQYERNDIAFERGQFRVRGDVIEVNPVHGTPPVRIELFGDEIDAISIINPVTGKKMESLDRYMFYPAKHFIVGQDRLEQALQDINEELDDRLKELNSLGKYVEAQRLEQRTKYDMEMLQEVGYCSGIENYSMHLSGRKWGDMPYSLLKYFPDNFLTIIDESHVTVPQIRGMYNGDRARKQTLVDYGFRLPSAKENRPLRFDEFEKSVDQVIYVSATPGEYELSRSTNVVEQIIRPTGLVDPEVIIRPIENQVEDLLGEVRNCIKNNERVLITTLTKRMAEDLTDYYAKIGIKVHYLHSEIDTLERIEIIDDLRRGTYDCIVGVNLLREGLDLPEVALVGILDADKEGFLRSETSLIQTIGRAARNVHGRVIMYADNMTDSVKNAKHITDKRRHIQMAYNKKYGITPKSTERTLKDKKEEKDSKRVAEIKKMPKDELRLLIKDLQKDMADAAEDLDFERAAKLRDQIVELKSML
- a CDS encoding ABC transporter permease, translated to MVGIKNLKLIKGYIMLLFKKMLRDISKHKLQFIAIFLMCFFAIYIFVGVGSEAYGIETNLNKYYNDTNMANVWVYNDTFTNSTINKINNLDSTIQVERQLVINTVGDMKNNPDIKLHFIENNTISKYYPIKGPNIDINDKNGIWLDKRFADTSNIHIGDKIKLKYNNIIIEKTVRGLGYSPEYVFEEPKKTFIPDFHLQGFGYMSYKAFPKENINYNTLLIRTNENTSKYQEDLNTISSNYSIYLTRDSQLSHKTISSEIDQHKMMGVMIPIIFVIVSLLTLLTTMTRIVSNQRTQIGILKSLGFKNKTIINHYLSYGIFIIIFASILACILGPLTLPKIFESSMATTYTLPVWSPGFSWSFVIVPLIMLILAILFTYLTVKNIARESPSSTLMPKAPKISKLRFINNTKLWKRFNFNIKWNIKDMSRSKLRTLVTIVVIITCTILVIASLGMEDAMNSVESWEYGSINHYNNQINLKDNITDYQINLISERYNGTQVMSKEIEIKYNTISKTTNLNSYNSTGIITPNNRYMEKIKYDNNSILISEKTAELLNLKVGDTVKWHIYTNNTWVNSTITGIYADSSNQGLIISPDKLKELGINYTPTTIVTYDKNIDSNLSGINSVSSVSDLQNSWQEIVKTMDDMIRILIIFAVLLTIVVLYSLAILSFTESKRDLATLKVIGFKSKYISKLYLSKSIFLSIIGFIIGLPISYYVLRLILDSSGENYYYPIFYSTNTIILSFIIVVGVSVIVNIILSSKIRNIDMVQSLKKGRE